AACGAGAGACAAATGGTAGAAAATAATAAAAAATGAGAGTTTGTTCAACCGAGGATAATAGAGTTAAAAATGAGAATGTTATAGATAAATATTCGGATTTTAGCAAGCAAGCTTTGCTTAAAAAAGTAAATTTTTATTGAGATAAAACAAGGTTTGGACAGAAGAAAAACCACTCACACTGCTAAAGCAGAGATAAGTGGTTTTGGTCTTCCTTATTTGATTGCAATCGATTATCCGTCGATTTTAATAGAGTCAGTTGGGCAACCGTCTGCTGCGTCACGAACATCATCGTGCAGGATCTCAGGGATCTCAGCAGTGTTTGTATTGTCGTCAATCGTGTTGAACGCCAAACCTTCATCGTCGTAATCAAATACATCAGGAGCTGTGGCGCCACAGGCCCCACACGCAATACAGGTATCTTTATCTACCCATGTAGTCATTATGGTTTCACCTCCTGCCCCTTGATAGTACGTCCAGCTTACACAATTATTGTATAATTACTTTATGCCGATTACAAGAATGAATCGCGTCCAAATATGTACCTAGATCACGATTTATTTATGATAAATCGGCACTTCAGGCAAGGAGAGAGCAGGGTAGATCTTTTTGTTTAATTGTACAAAATCTCCAGCATGTACCCCATTGCTTGCAATCAATACATTAACACCAAACGGGATGTTTTGCCAGCCTAATTTCACTGTCTCTTTATTTTTTATACGCGCATCGATAGAAGCCGTCAAATCCTGAGGGAAGAATTGAGGTATGCTTCTAATATTCTCCATATATCGTGCAGATATGTAATTGCGATAATGAAAAGGCAGTGTATCCCATGCTGCAAATGTCAGCGAGGTAATATCGACATCACCGATAGAGTGTTGTAGTACATAGATTTGTTCCCACATAGCAATCGCATGATAAAATTTCGTTTGAGCTTGTAAATATTCTGATTGAAAGTCTTTGGCATGACGCAGGGCTGCGATGTCTTCGGAGGAGTAGTGATTGCCTTTCGTATCTGCCATGGCTTTCGTTAAACTATTATGTAAGGTATGTAGGCTTCCAAGAAATTGATTTCTAGACGCAACCAACAAAGGAGAACGTTCACTGATATATACTTTTTCTAGCTGTTCGATTTTAGTCTGTACGACTTGTTTGAGTTGGCTATGAACTCCTTTTTGTTCTTTCAATGTTTTTCCCTGTAAGTTGGCTACATAATAAAAATAGTCAGTTTGAAAAGTGCTGAGTGGTTCATAAAAGCTGTAGTAATAATGGGTAAAATCTTGCTCGGGGTATAGTTTCTTTTCACGAATGAGTTTTTCCTGATTATGTGTTTGGTGCGTTAATTGCTGGAGCTGAGTTAGTTGCTCATCCATTTTAGATTGAACTACGTTTGCTCCCCAAAAAAATCCGACAACCAAACATGTTAATGATAAAATAATCATGTATGTAACAATATACTCGTGCTTGGACAAACGCTTTGTCATAGGTAATCCCTCCGTCTAAAGCAAAAACAGTACAATCAATTTTTGTCACTGCTTTCATGATAAAATAAATAAATTAATCAAACGTGAAGGAGAAACTTTGATCCATGGAGGAACAAGATTTCCGATTTTTTGAAGCTCTCGTATTGAAAGGTCTAGCTGTGTTGCAAGGGGAACGTACTCCTCAATCTCTCTACTACATGGTAAAAGGACGTAAAGCTAATCAAGTATGGCAGGATGTGAATAATTTTAACCTCCACTCCTATTATCGGCTCTTCCCTTGGATTTCAAGAGGGCTGTGGGAGCAAATCATCCAAAACCTCATGGAAAAAAAGTGGGTCTCAAATACTAATACAGCACAAAAGGATGGTATATCAAGCTTTGAGCTAACTCATTTGGGGAATCAACAACTTTGTGAACAAAATAAAACCTATCAATTGGAGCGGTGGTTATCTGGAATTAATGGGATGTCGATAACAGAGCAAGCAATGTTATTTCGCTTACAAGCTTTGCTCATGGTTCAAACTATTTCACAGCTATTACATGATAACTCTCACTTTTCACCGATTGTGCAAAACAAAGAGATTCAACGTAGAATCAAGCAACTGCTGGCAGAGCCGGATGAGCGAGTGGCATGGCTTAATGGATTGGCAGACGAGCTCTATCTGTTTATGGATATGCTTGATCCTACGCTACAGCAGCAGTTTTTTTTGCAGTGGACGGGAGCTTCACAGGTAGGCCTCACAGCTCGGCAAATTGCCTACCAATTTCGTGAATCATTTCTACTTACGGAGGTAAAGCTGTTGTCGATTTGGAGTAGCTTGTATTGTGAGGTAAAGGAGAACAAATCAGGCCGATTCCCCTTATTACAAAAACTATGCCTGCTTCAACCAGCACAAAAGCCGCCAATCAGTATAAGTGCTTGGGAAACATATAACATGCTTCAAAAAGATATGACGCTTGAGGCGATTGCTTCTAGGCGTACGATTAAATTAA
The nucleotide sequence above comes from Brevibacillus laterosporus LMG 15441. Encoded proteins:
- a CDS encoding ferredoxin; translation: MTTWVDKDTCIACGACGATAPDVFDYDDEGLAFNTIDDNTNTAEIPEILHDDVRDAADGCPTDSIKIDG
- a CDS encoding helix-turn-helix domain-containing protein encodes the protein MEEQDFRFFEALVLKGLAVLQGERTPQSLYYMVKGRKANQVWQDVNNFNLHSYYRLFPWISRGLWEQIIQNLMEKKWVSNTNTAQKDGISSFELTHLGNQQLCEQNKTYQLERWLSGINGMSITEQAMLFRLQALLMVQTISQLLHDNSHFSPIVQNKEIQRRIKQLLAEPDERVAWLNGLADELYLFMDMLDPTLQQQFFLQWTGASQVGLTARQIAYQFRESFLLTEVKLLSIWSSLYCEVKENKSGRFPLLQKLCLLQPAQKPPISISAWETYNMLQKDMTLEAIASRRTIKLNTVEDHLIEAALKGLPCKYGRFVSDQQIQFVHEASDRLQTKRLRLLKDELGHDYSYLQIRLALALRGASAWKQI